DNA from Lactobacillus johnsonii:
CAACCTCGTCTTCAATCAGCTAGTGTTGCACAAAATAGATTGAACGAGGTTTATCAGGTGCAAAGTGAATTTAATGCAGATACTTCTATCCAGAACTCAGCTGCTTTAGAAGGAATGATTGAATACAAGCATGTTGATTATCGATATGGTTATGGGACGGATGTTTTAAAAAACATTAATCTAAAAATTAAGCCAGATGAAAAATTAGCAATTGTTGGCATGAGTGGATCAGGAAAATCGACAATGGTTAAGTTACTCGTTGATTTCTTTTCACCAAGTAAGGGAGAAGTAACTTTAAATGGTCATGCAACTAGTGAAGTTAATAAACATACCTTACGCTCATATGTTAACTATGTTCCTCAAACGCCATATATCTTTTCTGGAACAGTTAAGAAGAATTTATTACTCGGCTGCAGACCGGATATTAGCGAAGAAGATGTAATTAAAGCCTGTCAGATTGCTGGAATTGATCAGGAGATAGCTAGTTTGCCACTACAATTCGAGACAAAGTTAGATGAGAATGCCAAGATTTTATCCGGTGGACAAAAGCAGAGATTAACTATTGCTAGAGCATTACTCTCGCCAGCAAAAGTTTTTATCTTTGATGAAGTAACAAGTGGTTTAGATACAATTACAGAAAAAAGAGTAGTTGACAATCTTATGAAACTAAAAGACAAGACAATCATTTTTATTGCACACCGTCTAGCCATTGCAGAACGTGCAGATAAGGTGGTTGTAATTGACCAGGGGCAGATTGTTGAAGAAGGAAGTCATGAAGAGCTTATGGAGCAACATGGTTTTTATTATGACTTAGTAAAGGGATAGGTGAAGATAGATGGACGTAAAAGACTATGAAAGCACAGAATTCTATTCCTATAAATTTAAAAATTTTTCGACAATGATTATTATTCCAGCTGCTATTCTTGTCTTCCTTGTATTTATTGGTTCTTTTTTTGCAATTAGACAGAGTACAGTTTCTTCAGTCGGAGTTATTGAGCCAGTGACTGTGATTAAACAAAAAACTACTAATTATGATGAGGGGCAAATTGTAACAAAACATGGTCAAAAATGGGTAGCTCATATTGATCAAGATGATGCAGTAAATTTGATGCCCATGATAGCAGCCAAGAAACAGGTGAAGATAATCACTTACGTACCAAGTAATAAGGTTTCGGCTATTAAAAAGGGACAGACGATAAACTTTTCTGTCCCAACAGGAGATGGCTTGACCAGTAGATTAATTGGTAAAGTGAGAGAAATTGGCGTTTATCCAGTAAATATAAATAAGCAGAGTGGCTATGAGATCATCTCGACTGCGAAAATTAATGATGAAAATGTTAAGTATGGGATGCAGGGAAATGCGACAATTCTCACGGGTAGTAGCACTTATTTTGAATACTTTTTAGATAAGATCTTGAATAAGAAATAAGTTTGATAAAATGATGTTAAATCATATTAGGTGAGGACAGAAATATGAATGAAAATAAGCTAAAAATGATGTTGACTAAAATCAAAGCAAATGTTGATATTGCAACTGATCCAGAAGCACAAAAACTAATTGAATCAGCACTTGATGCAGTAGATAGAAAAATTGATTTACAAAAAGTTATGCATGATCTAAAGCAAGATATTAATATGTATTCTGTGGCGCATGGATTTAAGCTACCAGAGACTTTGACAAAGTTACAGCTTTTATTAGATAAAAATCCTGATAAATGGGTTGGTGCAGGTGCTGGTGGAGTTTGGCCAGTAATCTAGATATAAATAGAATTTTTAAAAGTACCGAATTAGTCACAAACAATACTAATTTGGTACTTTTTATTTTTGGACAATTTTAAAATGCTAAAATTTAAATCTATAGGGAAAATAATTAGGAAGGAAAAATAAATGAAAATTATTGAGGCCAATGAAAAAGCAGCTTCAAGAAAAGAAAGATGGATAGTCCTAAGTATAAGTTTGATCTTCGGAGACTTAATGAACAAATTATTTTTACGGTTGACTTCGATTGATAGCTTTATTCTAAGCATGGTAATTGGAATCGGAAGCATGTATTTGCTTGAGAGTGGATATTATTATTTTAGAGATGATATTCAGAAAATAATAGAAAAGTTCAAGAAGTAATAGGTTTATTCATCTCAACTTAAATTTTAGGAGGAGAATAAAAATGGCTATAGGATACATTCCAATTATTTTACTTTTAATAATTGCTTTAGGTAATATTACTATTTCACTAAAATTGCATAAGATAGTCAGAACCTCTGACGCCTCAAATATCTTAGTGTTTGGAATAGTGACCATGGTTATTTTTGCCTTAAAAGATTTAGATTCATTTTCTTGGAGTTCAGCAATTGCTTGTATTTTTATGAGTATCGTTGTCTTTAAAGATCTATATAATGAATATCAACTTCAAATAAAAAATAAGTCTGAGGAACATAACTAATGAGAAAGCCATTAACGATTAGATGCATCTTCGCGGGATTTGCTTTTTGTTTACTTCAAACTCTAGGGGATATATTGGTCGGTAGTCAATTAACTCTTTGGATAATTCTCGGTAATATTCTGTGGGGAGTAATTTTTGCTTACTTAATGTTTAAATTATTAAAAAGAATGCAAGTGCGAAAGAAGCATCAAAGGAAAGATACAGATGAAATTTATTGAAACCACTAATAAGAAAGATGCCCATACTGAGGAATGGATCGTAATTATTCTCAGTGTGATCTTTGCATATTTGATTAATAAACTATTTTTATCTTTGACTAATAGCACTAGTATTACAGTGAGTCTTGTAGTTCTAATTGCGAGCATGAGTGTTTTTTCAATC
Protein-coding regions in this window:
- a CDS encoding bacteriocin immunity protein, which produces MNENKLKMMLTKIKANVDIATDPEAQKLIESALDAVDRKIDLQKVMHDLKQDINMYSVAHGFKLPETLTKLQLLLDKNPDKWVGAGAGGVWPVI